One Oreochromis niloticus isolate F11D_XX linkage group LG16, O_niloticus_UMD_NMBU, whole genome shotgun sequence genomic window carries:
- the fzd5 gene encoding frizzled-5 — MASTVRHMPWPLIMLLLLLLLLHSPGFTLGASKDLVCEPITVPMCRGIGYNLTHMPNQFNHDTQEEVGLEVHQFWPLVRIRCSPDLLFFLCSMYTPICLPDYRKPLPPCRSVCERAKRGCSPLMSQYGFEWPERMSCEQLPQLGDETLCMDQNSSETTTLAPPFPKPTPKGRTRPPSPPQCDRECRCREPLIPIMRESHSLYGRVQTGTQLNCAQPCHLPFFSPDEHAFTSFWVGLWSVLCFISTLTTVATFLIDMERFKYPERPIIFLAACYLFVSLGYIIRLVAGHERVACGTSGDQLHILYDTNGPALCTLVFLLVYFFGMASSIWWVVLSFTWFLAAGMKWGSEAIAGYSQYFHLAAWLIPSVKTIVVLALSSVDGDPVAGICYVGNQSLENLRGFVLAPLVVYLFTGSLFLLAGFISLFRIRSIIKQGGTKTDKLERLMIRIGLFTVLYTVPATIVVACLVYEQHYRPGWERALACLCPSERQRLGLGPDYAVFMLKYFMCLVVGITSGVWIWSGKTLESWRRFAARCCPCWPQKATAPPSMYSEASTALTGHTGTGLTSGIYHKAVPPHI, encoded by the coding sequence atggcaTCTACAGTGAGACACATGCCGTGGCCCCTcataatgctgctgctgctgctgctgctcctccactcCCCTGGTTTCACATTAGGTGCTTCTAAGGATCTGGTGTGTGAGCCCATAACTGTGCCCATGTGTCGGGGCATTGGTTACAACCTGACCCACATGCCCAATCAGTTCAACCACGACACCCAGGAAGAGGTAGGCCTGGAGGTCCACCAGTTCTGGCCCCTGGTCCGGATCCGCTGCTCTCCGGACTTACTCTTCTTCCTGTGCAGCATGTACACACCGATCTGCCTGCCAGACTACCGCAAGCCGCTCCCACCCTGCCGCTCGGTGTGTGAACGAGCCAAACGGGGCTGCTCGCCTCTCATGAGTCAGTATGGCTTTGAGTGGCCTGAGAGGATGAGCTGTGAGCAGCTGCCACAGCTAGGGGACGAGACCCTGTGCATGGACCAGAACAGCAGCGAGACCACCACCCTGGCTCCCCCATTCCCCAAGCCCACCCCTAAGGGCAGGACTAGACCGCCGAGCCCCCCGCAGTGCGACAGGGAGTGCCGCTGCAGAGAGCCACTGATCCCCATCATGAGGGAGTCTCACAGCCTGTATGGCCGAGTCCAGACTGGCACGCAGCTCAACTGCGCCCAGCCTTGCCACCTGCCTTTCTTCTCGCCAGATGAGCACGCCTTCACTAGCTTCTGGGTGGGACTGTGGTCGGTGCTGTGCTTCATCTCCACCTTGACAACCGTCGCCACCTTTCTCATTGACATGGAACGCTTCAAGTACCCAGAGAGGCCCATCATCTTCCTGGCTGCCTGCTACCTCTTTGTCTCCTTGGGTTACATCATCCGGCTGGTGGCAGGTCACGAGCGAGTGGCGTGTGGCACCAGTGGCGACCAGCTGCACATCCTCTACGACACCAACGGCCCCGCTCTCTGCACCCTCGTCTTCTTGCTGGTGTACTTCTTCGGCATGGCCAGCTCCATCTGGTGGGTGGTGCTGTCCTTCACCTGGTTTCTGGCCGCAGGTATGAAGTGGGGCAGCGAGGCCATCGCGGGATACTCGCAGTATTTCCACCTCGCCGCTTGGCTCATCCCCAGCGTCAAGACCATCGTGGTGCTGGCTCTCAGCTCTGTGGACGGGGACCCTGTGGCTGGAATCTGCTATGTGGGGAACCAGAGTCTGGAGAATCTGAGGGGATTCGTGCTCGCACCTCTTGTGGTTTACCTCTTCACCGGATCACTTTTCTTACTCGCCGGCTTCATTTCTCTGTTCCGCATCAGGAGCATCATCAAGCAAGGTGGCACCAAGACGGACAAACTGGAGCGGCTGATGATTCGCATCGGGCTCTTTACGGTGCTGTACACCGTCCCCGCCACTATTGTGGTGGCCTGCCTGGTGTATGAGCAGCACTACCGGCCCGGCTGGGAGCGAGCTTTGGCCTGCCTCTGCCCGTCCGAACGCCAGCGCTTGGGGCTAGGCCCGGACTACGCCGTTTTCATGctcaaatatttcatgtgtttaGTGGTGGGCATCACCTCAGGAGTCTGGATTTGGTCGGGAAAAACTTTAGAGTCCTGGAGGAGGTTTGCGGCTCGATGCTGTCCCTGTTGGCCACAGAAAGCCACCGCTCCACCCTCCATGTACAGTGAGGCCAGTACTGCTTTAACTGGACATACTGGAACTGGGCTGACATCAGGGATCTACCATAAAGCTGTTCCGCCTCATATATGA
- the ccnyl1 gene encoding cyclin-Y-like protein 1, which translates to MGNTVSCCGSPESSPKLPSRLPAERLEEFQTSTEVSDDTVPYLQHISDREVPDELALESNPSDHARASTIFLSKSQTDVRDKRKSNHINHVSHVSPGPLSKKYSSCSTIFIDDSTVSQPNLKSTIKCVTLAIYYHIKNRDSDRSLDIFDEKLHPLSREPVPDDYAYVDPEHKLIYRFVRTLFSAAQLTAECAIVTLVYLERLLTYAELDICPANWKRIVLGAILLASKVWDDQAVWNVDYCQILKDITVEDMNEMERHFLELLQFNINVPASVYAKYYFDLRQLADDNNLSFPLEPLNNQRAQKLEAISRLCEDKYKDLSRAAMRRSLSADNLIGIRRSNAVLS; encoded by the exons ATGGGGAATACGGTGTCATGCTGCGGGTCTCCGGAGTCGAGCCCCAAACTACCATCGAGACTGCCGGCAGAGCGGCTGGAGGAGTTCCAGACCAGCACCGAAGTGAGCGACGACACTGTGCCCTACCTGCAGCACATAAGCGACAGAGAGGTCCCTGATG AGCTGGCCTTGGAGTCTAATCCATCGGACCACGCCCGAGCAAGCACCATCTTCCTTAGCAAGTCCCAGACAGACG TACGAGACAAGAGGAAAAGCAACCACATAAACCATGTCAGTCAT GTGTCCCCTGGTCCACTCTCAAAGAAATACAGCTCCTGTTCAACCATCTTCATAGACGACAGCACCGTCAGCCAGCCAAACCTCAAAAGCACAATCAAATG tgTCACTTTAGCAATATACTACCACATCAAAAACAG GGACTCGGACAGGTCACTGGACATCTTTGATGAGAAGTTGCACCCCTTGTCG AGAGAGCCAGTGCCTGATGACTACGCATATGTAGACCCAGAACACAAACTGATCTACCGCTTCGTCAGGACGCTCTTCAGTGCTGCACAGCTCACTGCAGAATGTGCCATCGTCACTCTT GTGTACCTGGAGCGGCTGCTGACCTACGCTGAGCTGGATATCTGCCCCGCCAACTGGAAGCGCATTGTCCTGGGAGCCATCTTACTGGCTTCTAAAGTCTGGGATGACCAAGCTGTGTGGAATGTTGACTACTGCCAGATCCTAAAagacatcactgtggaggacat GAATGAGATGGAGCGCCACTTCCTGGAACTTCTGCAATTTAACATCAATGTGCCGGCCAGCGTCTACGCCAAGTACTACTTTGACCTGCGACAGTTGGCTGACGACAACAACCTCAGCTTCCCTCTGGAACCCCTCAACAACCAGCGTGCCCAGAAACTAGAG GCCATTTCAAGACTATGTGAAGACAAGTACAAGGACCTCAGTCGAGCCGCGATGAGGCGATCTCTCAGCGCAGACAACCTGATAGGTATACGACGCTCCAATGCTGTGCTCTCATAG
- the creb1b gene encoding cyclic AMP-responsive element-binding protein 1b, whose amino-acid sequence MKMESAAEVQQGAETAVTETENQQITPAQIATLAQVSMTAGHASATGPTVTLVQLPNGQTVQVHGVIQAAQPSVIQSPHVQAVQISTIAESEDSQESVDSVTDSQKRREILSRRPSYRKILNDLSSDAPAVPRIEEEKAEEDSSAAAATPAITTVTVPTPIYQTSSGQYIAITQGGAIQLANNGTDGVQGLQTLTMTNAAAAAQPGATILQYAQTSDGQQILVPSNQVVVQAASGDVQAYQIRAAPASTIAPGVVMASSPALPTQGATEEVTRKREVRLMKNREAARECRRKKKEYVKCLENRVAVLENQNKTLIEELKALKDLYCHKSE is encoded by the exons ATGAAGATGGAGTCAGCAGCAGAGGTTCAGCAGGGGGCAGAGACTGCTGTGACTGAGACGGAGAACCAGCAGATCACCCCGGCACAGATTGCTACTTTGGCGCAG GTATCTATGACAGCAGGACATGCTTCAGCAACAGGTCCCACAGTAACACTGGTACAGCTGCCCAACGGACAGACGGTTCAGGTCCACGGTGTGATCCAGGCTGCGCAGCCATCTGTAATCCAGTCCCCACACGTCCAAGCCGTACAG ATCTCCACCATAGCAGAAAGCGAGGATTCGCAGGAGTCTGTAGACAGTGTGACCGACTCTCAGAAGCGCAGAGAGATCCTGTCACGGCGCCCCTCATACAG GAAAATTCTGAACGACCTTTCGTCTGACGCACCTGCTGTCCCTCGTATCGAGGAAGAAAAGGCCGAAGAAGActcatctgctgctgctgccacacCTGCAATCACCACTGTTACTGTCCCAACACCCATCTACCAGACCAGCAGCGGCCAATACA TTGCAATCACACAGGGTGGAGCCATTCAGCTGGCCAATAATGGTACAGATGGAGTACAGGGCCTTCAGACTCTGACTATGAccaatgcagcagcagcagctcagcctGGTGCCACTATACTGCAGTATGCACAGACCAGTGACGGCCAGCAGATACTGGTTCCCAGCAACCAGGTGGTGGTCCAAG CTGCCTCAGGTGACGTTCAGGCCTATCAGATCCGAGCAGCCCCTGCCAGCACCATTGCTCCCGGGGTAGTCATGGCCTCATCCCCTGCTCTTCCGACCCAGGGTGCCACTGAGGAGGTCACCAGAAAACGCGAGGTCCGCCTCATGAAGAACAG AGAGGCGGCCCGTGAATGTCGCAGGAAGAAGAAGGAGTATGTTAAATGTCTGGAGAACCGAGTGGCCGTTCTGGAGAACCAAAACAAGACACTAATTGAAGAACTTAAAGCCCTTAAAGACCTTTACTGCCATAAATCAGAGTAG